The DNA region GGTAAGTAACACGTTGGGAATTGGGTTTGTTGAGAAAGTTTACGAAAACGCGCTTGCTCATTTGATCCGCAAAACAGGCATGCAAGTGATTCAACAACATCCGATCAAAGTCGAATTTGATGGAATTATTGTCGGGGAATTCGTTGCAGACATTCTTGTGGAAAACAGGGTATTGGTTGAGTTGAAGGCAGTTTCCACGCTCAAAGATGAGCATATGGCACAGGCATTGAATTATCTGCGGGCCACAGGTTCAGAAATTTGCCTGCTCATCAACTTCGGTACAACAAAAGTAGAAATCAAACGCCTTCGTCCCTCCTCCCATTGGAAACCGTCCGTCCAGAATTCGCCTTAAAAAATCCTTTTTATCTGCGTTCATCTGTGGTTAAATGGATTTATGATAGCAACTTTGCGCGGAGAAGTATCCCAGATCGAAGAGAACGCCCTGATCGTCGAAGTCGGCGGGGTGGGGTTGAGAGTCCTCGTCCCTGCGCCGGTGCGGACGAATGCCAAGGCGGGGGAAATGATCTTTCTGTTCACCCATCTCGCAGTCCGCGAAGATGCGTTGACGTTGTACGGATTTGAATCCCAGGCGGATAGAGACCTCTTCAACATCCTGCTCGGCGTGGACGGGGTTGGTCCCAAGGTAGCGCTCTCGGTTCTTTCCACGCTGACGATTGATACCATCCAGCGCGCCATCTTCGCCGATGAAGAAGACCTGCTGAGCAAAGTCCCCGGCGTGGGCAAAAAGACCGCCCAGAAAATGGCGCTGCATCTCAAAGACAAACTCAAACCGACCGACGCGCTTGCAAAAGTTGCCGCAATGGCGGATTACGACAGCGAAGTGCTCGCCGCGTTGACCGCGTTGGGCTACTCCGTCGTCGAAGCACAAGCTGCCATTCAATCCATCCCGAAGGACGCGCCCAAGGATGTGGAAGAACGCCTGCGTGTGGCGTTGCAGCATTTCCAATGATGAAAATCGGAGACCGCATTCCCGTCCGCGCCTGTAAAGCGGATGGGACGGTATATCGAAGCTGGACAGCCATGATCGAGTCTGTGACCACAGACTCGATTGTTACAATTGGACGGGCGGGCTCATTCGTTCATAATGTGAATGGCGGGACGTTTAAGATCGAAAATCACCTTCGGGCATATTACTGGTTCGATAGGTTCTACAACCTGATCGAAGTCTTTGAAACCACGGGTGAACTGCTTGAGATTTATGTCAACATCGGTTCACCTGCGAAGTTTGAAAATGGTGTTTTGCATTTTGAAGATTACGAACTTGACGTTTCAAAATATCCGCCGAACCCCGCCGAGATCGTGGATGACGATGAATTCGCCGAAGCGGTTGTAAAATACAGCTACCCGCAGGAATTTCAAGAAAAAATGTACGCTGTGGCGCGCAAGGCTCTTGAAATTGCGGATAACTGGCAGGCAAAGCCCTGCCCATTTGGAGAGACCCATGCTTAAGAAAAAAATTGCCTTTATCGGTCCCGGCGTAATGGCAGAAGCCATGATCGCAGGCTTGCTGCGTAAAAAACTCGCGGATGCAAAAAACATCATCGCATCCGGTCCGCGAGAGGAGCGGGGCGCGGAGTTAAAGAAGAAGTACGGCATCCAAGCCACCACCGACAACGCCGCCGCCATCCATGAAGCGGACGTGGTGGTACTCTCCGTCAAACCGCAGCGATTGACCGAAGTGATGAAGGGACTGAAAGGCATCCGCTCGGACGCGCTGGTCTTGTCCATTATTGCGGGCGCAACCATCAAGAAGATCGGCACAGGGCTGAGACACAAAGCCATCGTCCGCTCGATGCCGAATACGCCCGGTCAGATCGGTGAGGGCATCACCGTCTGGGCGGCATCAAAGGAAGTGACTGAAGAACAGCAGGGAATCACCCGCGCCCTCCTCGGCGCATTGGGCGAGGAAGTGTTCGTGGAAGATGAAAGCTATCTAGACATGGCAACCGCGTTGTCAGGTTCTGGTCCCGCGTATGTTTTCCTCTTCACCGAAGCGCTGATCGACGCCGGCGTCCACATGGGATTTCCGCGCCGCATTGCCGAGCAACTCGTCTTGCAGACCATCAAAGGCTCGGCATCGTTTTATGAAAGCGCGGCACGGCATCCCGCCACCTTGCGGAATCAGGTCACGTCGCCGGGCGGAACGTCCGCGGAGGCATTGTATTATCTGGAAAAGGCAGGCTTCCGCACGGCGATCTCCCGCGCGGTGTGGGCGGCATATCAACGCTCACTGGAGTTGGGCAAGGAGAAGCCGGGGCATGTGGATGTGGAGGAGGAGAAGTAGATTTATAAATTGGAAATCGGGAATCATCGCGGATGGGTTAAAATCCATTCGCGATTTTTTTTCGCATCACTTTCCACTGATCACTGAACCAACCATGTCCCTCATCTCCGTTTCCAACCTCACCAAATCCTTCGGCGCGACCGACATCTTCGCGGGCGTGACCTTCTCCGTTGCAAAGGGCTCGCGGCTCGCCATTGTCGGTCCGAACGGCGTGGGCAAGACCACGCTGCTGCGCATCCTTGCCGGGGAGGATGAAGCCTCGTCGGGAGCCGTCACCCGCTCACGGGGAGTCCGAAGCGGATACCTGTCGCAGGAAGCCGATTTCAAAATGGAGGGCACGCTGTGGGACGCGTGTCATTCCGTCTTTGAGAATTTGATCAAACAGCAAAACGAATTGCACCGCCTTGAAGAATTGATGGCGACGGATCCAAATGTGATCGAGCAATACGGCAAGTTACAGGAAGATTTCGAACGGCGCGGCGGATACACTTACGAGACACGCATCAAACAGGTGTTGACCGGTTTGGGATTCGACGCATCAGACTACAACCTGTCTTTGGATCACCTCTCCGGCGGACAGCGCACCCGCGCCTTTCTCGCCCGCCTCCTTTTATCTGACCCGGACTTGCTCCTGCTCGACGAGCCGACCAACCACCTCGACATCCGCGCCGTGGAATGGCTGGAAGGATATTTGAGCCAGTGGGAAGGCGCGGTGGTGATCGTGTCGCATGACCGCTATTTTCTGGACAAGGTCAGCAACATCATCATGGAGATGCTGCCCGCCGCGTACGAGATGTACAACGGGAATTACAGCGCGTACCTGAAACAGCGCGAAGAACGCATCGCGCGGCGGCAGGAAGTCTTCGAGAGCGAACGCGAAAAACTCTTGAAGGAAGTGGAATACATCAAGCGTAATATTTCAGGACAGAACACCCTGCAAGCCAAAGGGAAGTTGAAACGTCTCACGCGCATTGTGCAGGCGATCGAGCAAGTCGGGTTGGAAGCTGTGCTGAACACCAAATGGATCGAGTTGGGCGTGAGTATGACCACCAGTCCGTTCAGCGTGGATGAAGCGGAGCGGCGTGTGCGCGCCATGAAGTCGCCTGTGCGCGTGCTTCCAAATCTGCATCTGCGGCTCGGCTCGCAAAAACGTTCCGGCGATCTCGTCATCCGTACAAAAGAGTTGCAGGTCGGGTTTCCCGATAAATTCCTGTTCAGTTCTCCAGACATCGAATTGCGCCGTCAGGATTGCGCCGCGTTGATCGGACCGAACGGCGCGG from Anaerolineales bacterium includes:
- a CDS encoding GxxExxY protein, whose product is MQPQDVNTITEKIIGCAYKVSNTLGIGFVEKVYENALAHLIRKTGMQVIQQHPIKVEFDGIIVGEFVADILVENRVLVELKAVSTLKDEHMAQALNYLRATGSEICLLINFGTTKVEIKRLRPSSHWKPSVQNSP
- the ruvA gene encoding Holliday junction branch migration protein RuvA, which gives rise to MIATLRGEVSQIEENALIVEVGGVGLRVLVPAPVRTNAKAGEMIFLFTHLAVREDALTLYGFESQADRDLFNILLGVDGVGPKVALSVLSTLTIDTIQRAIFADEEDLLSKVPGVGKKTAQKMALHLKDKLKPTDALAKVAAMADYDSEVLAALTALGYSVVEAQAAIQSIPKDAPKDVEERLRVALQHFQ
- a CDS encoding DUF402 domain-containing protein; translation: MMKIGDRIPVRACKADGTVYRSWTAMIESVTTDSIVTIGRAGSFVHNVNGGTFKIENHLRAYYWFDRFYNLIEVFETTGELLEIYVNIGSPAKFENGVLHFEDYELDVSKYPPNPAEIVDDDEFAEAVVKYSYPQEFQEKMYAVARKALEIADNWQAKPCPFGETHA
- the proC gene encoding pyrroline-5-carboxylate reductase; its protein translation is MLKKKIAFIGPGVMAEAMIAGLLRKKLADAKNIIASGPREERGAELKKKYGIQATTDNAAAIHEADVVVLSVKPQRLTEVMKGLKGIRSDALVLSIIAGATIKKIGTGLRHKAIVRSMPNTPGQIGEGITVWAASKEVTEEQQGITRALLGALGEEVFVEDESYLDMATALSGSGPAYVFLFTEALIDAGVHMGFPRRIAEQLVLQTIKGSASFYESAARHPATLRNQVTSPGGTSAEALYYLEKAGFRTAISRAVWAAYQRSLELGKEKPGHVDVEEEK
- a CDS encoding ABC-F family ATP-binding cassette domain-containing protein yields the protein MSLISVSNLTKSFGATDIFAGVTFSVAKGSRLAIVGPNGVGKTTLLRILAGEDEASSGAVTRSRGVRSGYLSQEADFKMEGTLWDACHSVFENLIKQQNELHRLEELMATDPNVIEQYGKLQEDFERRGGYTYETRIKQVLTGLGFDASDYNLSLDHLSGGQRTRAFLARLLLSDPDLLLLDEPTNHLDIRAVEWLEGYLSQWEGAVVIVSHDRYFLDKVSNIIMEMLPAAYEMYNGNYSAYLKQREERIARRQEVFESEREKLLKEVEYIKRNISGQNTLQAKGKLKRLTRIVQAIEQVGLEAVLNTKWIELGVSMTTSPFSVDEAERRVRAMKSPVRVLPNLHLRLGSQKRSGDLVIRTKELQVGFPDKFLFSSPDIELRRQDCAALIGPNGAGKSTFLRTILGQLEPLAGEVILGSSLNIGYFAQAHEGLNPNKTLIQEIDAVMPQWLPGQIRDYLGKYLFSGDDVYKKVSMLSGGERGRLALAKLALQDTNLLLLDEPTNHLDIPSQEILESVLEDYTGTILLISHDRYLVDALATQIWEVDPDEQSLNVFKGTYSELRAEREQKEYEAFMAAQAKEKAGNAKKEKSAVTKDERRRIAQLQELENTIAELEATLANLGGQLESPLVKPDEVAVIGREYERVQKEMDEKLEEWEQMQG